In Mycolicibacterium mucogenicum DSM 44124, the following are encoded in one genomic region:
- a CDS encoding DUF2537 domain-containing protein, whose protein sequence is MTTRSQTPWGTGLTVSAFVAAVTAAAIIVLSLGLLRVHPLLAVGLNAVAVGGLAPTVWAWRVRPVWRWFVWGAGVGVALGWIATLAIALGR, encoded by the coding sequence ATGACGACACGGTCGCAGACGCCCTGGGGCACCGGACTGACGGTGTCGGCGTTCGTCGCTGCCGTGACGGCCGCCGCCATCATCGTCCTGTCCCTCGGGCTGCTGCGCGTGCATCCGCTGCTGGCGGTCGGGTTGAACGCCGTCGCGGTCGGTGGCCTGGCCCCGACGGTGTGGGCCTGGCGGGTGCGCCCGGTGTGGCGCTGGTTCGTCTGGGGCGCCGGTGTCGGTGTGGCGCTGGGCTGGATCGCGACGCTCGCGATTGCCCTGGGCCGCTAG
- the sepH gene encoding septation protein SepH, translated as MRELKVVGLDADGKRIICETADTAEKFVVRVDNRLKAAVRGDRAAINQTEIEVEVEVPNSLRPRDIQSRIRAGASVEQLAAAAGVTPERIMRFAHPVLLERSRAAELASASHPILPDGPSVLTLLETVTGALISRGLDPEATKWDAWRNEDSRWTVQFGWKAGRSDNVAHFRFSPGAHGGTTTAFDDAATELIDPNYTRPALRSVAPLAQLHFEESVAEIPMPVRQPEPAPAPQPAPAPVVVMTPAPAAPPVPAAPVAPPAPEPIPVPEPAAVVETPEPAAPAPRPRKKKPEIPAWEDVLLGVRANGQR; from the coding sequence ATGAGGGAACTCAAGGTCGTCGGACTCGACGCCGACGGCAAGCGCATCATCTGCGAAACCGCCGACACCGCCGAAAAATTCGTGGTGCGCGTCGACAATCGACTGAAGGCCGCCGTCCGCGGCGACCGGGCCGCCATCAACCAGACGGAGATCGAAGTCGAGGTCGAGGTGCCGAACTCCTTGCGTCCCCGTGACATCCAGTCCCGCATCCGGGCCGGCGCCTCCGTCGAGCAGCTCGCCGCAGCTGCGGGCGTGACCCCGGAGCGCATCATGCGCTTCGCCCACCCGGTGCTGCTGGAGCGCTCCCGCGCCGCCGAACTCGCCAGCGCGTCGCACCCGATCCTGCCCGACGGCCCTTCGGTGCTGACCCTGCTCGAGACCGTGACCGGCGCCCTGATCTCCCGCGGCCTCGACCCCGAAGCCACCAAGTGGGACGCCTGGCGCAACGAGGACAGCCGCTGGACCGTGCAGTTCGGCTGGAAGGCCGGACGTTCGGACAACGTCGCGCACTTCCGGTTCAGCCCCGGCGCCCACGGCGGCACCACCACGGCGTTCGACGACGCCGCGACCGAGCTGATCGACCCCAACTACACCCGCCCGGCCCTGCGGTCGGTCGCGCCGCTCGCGCAGCTGCACTTCGAGGAATCGGTCGCCGAGATCCCGATGCCCGTCCGCCAGCCGGAACCCGCGCCCGCTCCGCAGCCCGCGCCCGCCCCGGTCGTCGTCATGACGCCGGCCCCGGCCGCTCCCCCGGTGCCCGCCGCGCCGGTGGCCCCGCCGGCACCCGAGCCCATCCCCGTGCCGGAGCCGGCAGCAGTCGTCGAGACCCCCGAGCCGGCCGCTCCCGCACCGCGTCCGCGCAAGAAGAAGCCCGAGATTCCGGCGTGGGAAGACGTCCTGCTCGGCGTGCGGGCCAACGGCCAGCGCTGA
- the serC gene encoding phosphoserine transaminase → MAELTIPADIKPADGRFGCGPSKVRPEQLTALAAAGDLFGTSHRQAPVKNLVGRVRDGIKQLFSTPDGYEVILGNGGSTAFWDAAAFGLIDKRSLHLTYGEFSSKFASCVAKNPFVGDPIIIKADAGSAPAVQSDPDVDVVAWAHNETSTGVAVPIQRPAGDALVAIDATSAAGGLPVNIADTDAYYFAPQKNFASDGGLWIAVMSPAALARVEQIAATDRWVPDFLSLPIAVENSLKNQTYNTPAIATLILLAEQLDWLNGNGGLDWAVKRTADSSQRLYSWAESRPFTTPFVADPALRSQVVGTIDFNDDVDAAAVAKVLRANGIVDTEPYRKLGRNQLRVAMFPAVDPDDISALTACVDWVVERL, encoded by the coding sequence ATGGCTGAGCTCACCATCCCCGCCGACATCAAGCCCGCCGACGGACGCTTCGGCTGCGGCCCGTCCAAGGTTCGCCCCGAGCAGCTGACCGCGCTGGCCGCCGCCGGCGACCTGTTCGGCACCTCGCACCGTCAGGCCCCGGTCAAGAACCTGGTCGGGCGCGTGCGCGACGGCATCAAGCAACTGTTCTCCACTCCCGACGGCTACGAGGTCATCCTCGGCAACGGCGGTTCGACCGCGTTCTGGGATGCCGCCGCGTTCGGCCTCATCGACAAGCGGTCGCTGCACCTCACCTACGGCGAGTTCAGCAGCAAGTTCGCGTCGTGCGTCGCCAAGAACCCGTTCGTCGGCGACCCGATCATCATCAAGGCCGACGCCGGCAGCGCGCCCGCCGTGCAGTCGGACCCCGACGTCGACGTCGTGGCCTGGGCCCACAACGAGACTTCCACGGGTGTCGCGGTGCCGATCCAGCGTCCCGCCGGTGACGCCCTCGTCGCGATCGACGCCACCTCGGCCGCCGGCGGCCTGCCGGTCAACATCGCCGACACCGACGCCTACTACTTCGCGCCGCAGAAGAACTTCGCCTCCGACGGTGGCCTCTGGATCGCCGTGATGAGCCCGGCCGCGCTGGCCCGCGTCGAGCAGATCGCCGCCACCGACCGCTGGGTGCCCGACTTCCTGTCGCTGCCCATCGCGGTGGAGAACAGCCTCAAGAACCAGACCTACAACACCCCGGCGATCGCGACGCTGATCCTGCTCGCCGAGCAACTGGACTGGCTCAACGGCAACGGCGGCCTGGACTGGGCCGTGAAGCGCACCGCCGACTCGTCGCAGCGGCTGTACTCGTGGGCCGAATCGCGTCCGTTCACCACGCCGTTCGTCGCCGATCCGGCGCTGCGGTCGCAGGTCGTCGGCACCATCGACTTCAACGACGACGTCGACGCCGCCGCGGTCGCAAAGGTGTTGCGCGCCAACGGGATCGTCGACACCGAGCCGTACCGCAAGCTGGGCCGCAACCAGCTGCGCGTGGCCATGTTCCCGGCCGTCGACCCCGACGACATCAGCGCGCTGACGGCGTGCGTCGACTGGGTCGTGGAACGCCTCTGA
- a CDS encoding AurF N-oxygenase family protein yields the protein MARTRMIRRWRRNMDVLDDTVYVEKLATLSEGSVRRNFNPYQDIAWDSPEFAVVPNDPRWILPDTDPLGGHPWYQSQSQERQIEIGMWRQANVAKVGLHFENILIRGLMEYAFWVPNGSPEFRYCTHEAIEEGNHTLMFQEMVNHMGVDVPGMPKLLKWIQPLIPLAAGPAPIPFFFGVLAGEEPIDHTQKNILREGTELHPIMERVMAIHVAEEARHISFAHEYLHKRVPELTRWKKFWLSLFVPVTMRILCSAIVVPPRAFWKKFDIPKSVRSELFFDAPESRMFLRNMFSDVRMLSYDTGLMNPLAKLMWKICKIDGPPSRYRSEPQRQHVVVAA from the coding sequence ATGGCTCGTACCCGGATGATCCGTCGTTGGCGCCGGAACATGGACGTGCTGGATGACACTGTCTACGTGGAGAAGCTTGCCACGCTGTCCGAGGGGTCGGTGCGGCGCAACTTCAATCCATACCAGGACATCGCCTGGGACTCTCCCGAGTTTGCCGTCGTGCCCAACGACCCGCGCTGGATCCTCCCGGACACCGACCCGCTCGGTGGCCACCCGTGGTACCAGTCGCAGTCGCAGGAACGCCAGATCGAGATCGGCATGTGGCGCCAGGCCAACGTCGCCAAGGTCGGCCTGCACTTCGAGAACATCCTCATCCGCGGCCTGATGGAGTACGCGTTCTGGGTTCCCAACGGGTCGCCGGAGTTCCGCTACTGCACCCACGAGGCCATCGAAGAGGGCAACCACACCCTGATGTTCCAGGAGATGGTCAACCACATGGGTGTTGACGTCCCGGGCATGCCCAAGCTGCTCAAGTGGATTCAGCCGCTGATCCCGCTGGCCGCCGGCCCGGCGCCCATCCCGTTCTTCTTCGGCGTGCTCGCCGGCGAGGAGCCCATCGACCACACCCAGAAGAACATCCTGCGTGAGGGCACCGAGCTGCACCCGATCATGGAGCGGGTCATGGCCATCCACGTGGCCGAGGAGGCCCGGCACATCTCGTTCGCGCACGAGTACCTGCACAAGCGCGTGCCGGAGCTGACCCGCTGGAAGAAGTTCTGGCTGTCGCTGTTCGTCCCGGTCACCATGCGCATCCTGTGCTCGGCGATCGTCGTGCCGCCGCGCGCCTTCTGGAAGAAGTTCGACATCCCGAAGTCGGTCCGCAGCGAGCTGTTCTTCGACGCCCCCGAGTCGCGCATGTTCCTGCGCAACATGTTCTCCGACGTCCGCATGCTGTCGTACGACACCGGCCTGATGAACCCGCTGGCCAAGCTCATGTGGAAGATCTGCAAGATCGACGGCCCGCCGAGCCGGTACCGCAGCGAGCCGCAGCGACAGCACGTCGTGGTCGCCGCCTGA
- a CDS encoding FAD-dependent oxidoreductase: protein MPHVITQSCCSDGSCVFACPVNCIHPSPDEPGFATAEMLFIDPAACVDCGACITACPVGAIKPDTKLTEAQLPFIELNASFYPKYEGKLPPTSKLAPVPDAPAVDQRPHGPLRVAIVGSGPAAMYAADELLTQRGVRVNIFEKLPTPYGLVRAGVAPDHQSTKGVTRLFDQITKRRGLDFYLNVEVGRDITHAELLEHHHAVLYAVGAPNDKRLDIEGMGLPGTGTATEVVAWYNGHPEFSHLPVDLSHERAVIIGNGNVAFDVARILTTDPDSLARTDISDHALAVLRDSKVREVVIVARRGPIHSAFTLPELIGLTSTCDVVLDAADHELVRRDLEAETDALTRHKLEILTKLPDSSAPARLQNSKPRIRLAYELTPARVLGSDKVTGIEFTVTGTDEVRQLDAGLVLTSIGYHGKAIRSLPFDDAAGVVPNDEGRVIDPATGEPVRGSYVAGWIKRGPTGFIGTNKSCAAHTVDRLVADYNASRLSEPTAKSGALQQLIRNRRPDVVDMAGWRAIDAAEIARGGADRPRDKFIDVSDMVAAAAGAPKPSLRQRLFSW, encoded by the coding sequence ATGCCGCACGTCATCACCCAGTCGTGCTGTAGCGATGGTTCATGCGTCTTCGCATGCCCGGTGAACTGTATTCACCCGTCCCCGGACGAGCCGGGTTTCGCTACCGCCGAAATGCTGTTCATCGATCCCGCCGCCTGCGTGGACTGTGGTGCCTGCATCACGGCCTGCCCGGTCGGCGCCATCAAGCCGGACACCAAGCTGACCGAAGCTCAGCTGCCGTTCATCGAGCTCAACGCGTCCTTCTACCCGAAGTACGAGGGCAAGCTGCCGCCGACGTCCAAGCTGGCGCCGGTGCCCGACGCCCCGGCGGTCGACCAGCGGCCGCACGGCCCGCTGCGCGTCGCGATCGTCGGCTCCGGGCCGGCCGCCATGTACGCCGCTGACGAGTTGCTGACCCAGCGCGGGGTCCGGGTCAACATCTTCGAGAAGCTGCCGACGCCCTACGGGCTGGTGCGCGCCGGGGTCGCCCCCGACCACCAGAGCACCAAGGGTGTGACGCGGTTGTTCGACCAGATCACGAAGCGCCGCGGGCTCGACTTCTACCTCAACGTCGAGGTGGGGCGGGACATCACGCACGCCGAGCTGCTGGAGCACCACCACGCCGTGCTGTACGCGGTCGGTGCGCCGAACGACAAGCGCCTCGACATCGAGGGCATGGGGCTGCCCGGAACCGGAACCGCCACCGAGGTGGTGGCCTGGTACAACGGGCACCCCGAGTTCTCGCATCTGCCGGTCGACCTGAGTCACGAGCGGGCGGTGATCATCGGAAACGGCAACGTCGCGTTCGACGTCGCCCGCATCCTGACCACCGACCCGGATTCGTTGGCGCGCACCGACATTTCCGATCACGCTCTCGCCGTGCTGCGGGACTCGAAGGTGCGTGAGGTGGTCATCGTGGCCCGGCGCGGCCCCATCCACTCGGCGTTCACCCTGCCCGAGCTGATCGGCCTGACGTCGACGTGCGACGTGGTGCTCGACGCCGCCGACCACGAGCTGGTTCGCCGGGATCTGGAAGCCGAGACGGACGCACTGACGCGGCACAAGCTCGAGATCCTCACCAAGCTGCCCGACAGCTCGGCACCGGCGCGTTTGCAGAATTCGAAGCCGCGGATCCGGTTGGCCTACGAGCTGACGCCCGCCCGCGTGCTCGGCTCGGACAAGGTCACCGGCATCGAGTTCACCGTCACCGGCACCGACGAGGTCCGTCAGCTCGACGCCGGCCTGGTGCTGACGTCAATCGGCTACCACGGCAAGGCGATTCGCAGCCTGCCGTTCGACGATGCCGCCGGTGTGGTCCCCAATGACGAGGGCCGTGTCATCGATCCGGCCACCGGTGAGCCCGTTCGTGGCAGCTACGTCGCGGGCTGGATCAAGCGTGGTCCGACGGGCTTCATCGGCACCAACAAGTCGTGCGCGGCGCACACCGTCGACCGGCTGGTCGCCGACTACAACGCCAGCCGCCTCAGTGAGCCGACCGCGAAAAGTGGTGCGCTGCAACAGCTCATCCGCAACCGGCGGCCCGA